The Methanobacterium lacus genome includes a region encoding these proteins:
- a CDS encoding LUD domain-containing protein, with product MKQSEIKAMNRSFGILDGRKSNILHSKRTEELKERVNQIRKFSIDNMEELVSRGIEKLEENGVEVVTADKPEDALEAIYSIVHDQSIVAKSKSNTAGEIGLTEFLEFKGVSVIETDLGDRIVQLDPNSRPSHPIGPASHLRMDDIAVILSNHYGVDVEPEPRTILNTVKDDVVKNISKCSVGITGANSVAADDGSIVTVHNEGNISLVSMLDTHIILVGIDKFVETIEDAVSVVKLETIYASGKTVPAYMNIISSPSKTADIEQILLKNMYGSRRVVVVLLDNGRRKAVEEGGECLLCIGCGSCIVTCPIYNVVGNDFGYRRHLGGRGVVLSSFIDDEKTCKDSGLYLCTMCGQCTYECPVGVKTSELIKKLRNDAVIMGLACDEHRIIRENIKKKGSPF from the coding sequence ATGAAACAGTCTGAGATCAAGGCAATGAACAGGTCCTTTGGAATACTTGACGGGAGAAAGTCCAATATACTCCACAGCAAACGCACAGAGGAACTTAAAGAACGTGTAAATCAGATAAGGAAATTTTCCATTGATAATATGGAAGAACTGGTTTCAAGGGGAATTGAAAAACTTGAAGAAAATGGTGTGGAAGTTGTGACTGCTGATAAACCAGAAGATGCCCTTGAAGCCATTTACTCAATAGTTCATGATCAAAGTATCGTTGCCAAGTCAAAATCTAACACAGCGGGGGAAATTGGGCTAACTGAATTTTTAGAATTCAAGGGAGTCAGTGTTATTGAAACGGATCTAGGGGACAGAATTGTGCAGTTAGATCCAAATAGCAGACCATCACATCCAATAGGGCCAGCATCACACCTTAGAATGGATGATATAGCGGTTATTTTATCCAATCATTATGGGGTGGATGTTGAACCCGAACCCAGAACAATACTCAACACAGTCAAGGATGATGTTGTTAAGAATATTTCTAAATGTAGTGTAGGAATTACAGGGGCCAATTCTGTTGCTGCAGATGATGGTTCCATAGTAACTGTTCACAACGAGGGAAATATCAGTCTGGTTTCCATGCTTGATACTCATATCATCCTAGTTGGTATTGACAAATTTGTCGAAACAATTGAAGATGCAGTGTCCGTTGTAAAACTTGAAACAATCTATGCCTCTGGTAAAACTGTGCCGGCGTACATGAACATCATTTCGTCCCCGTCAAAAACAGCAGATATAGAACAGATCCTACTAAAGAATATGTATGGATCCCGAAGAGTTGTTGTGGTTCTTTTGGACAATGGCCGGAGAAAAGCTGTTGAAGAGGGTGGGGAATGTTTGTTATGCATTGGATGTGGAAGTTGTATTGTAACGTGTCCAATATACAACGTAGTTGGGAATGATTTTGGTTACAGAAGACATCTTGGTGGTAGGGGTGTTGTATTAAGCAGCTTCATAGATGATGAAAAAACATGCAAAGATTCAGGGCTTTATCTCTGTACAATGTGTGGTCAATGTACATATGAATGTCCTGTAGGGGTGAAAACCAGTGAACTCATTAAAAAATTAAGGAACGATGCCGTAATTATGGGTCTTGCATGTGATGAGCACAGAATTATTAGGGAGAACATTAAAAAAAAGGGGTCGCCATTTTAA
- a CDS encoding glycosyltransferase family 4 protein, which yields MDIGIVHPELIYPRGAEKQLCKLSYHLNKMGNNVTIYTFEKNDNYIFDPLLENIEIISLNKKWAVNYLFGFNNVRWNQMIKKLASKIGDHDVINAHNHPAQWISSYTETPTVWMCNEPYYYGGSKLNNYFLDKDRQLSSNVKLTLAFNQRMKDIIREMYPDNKKMELTGSGVDLERKIQHENNEYFDSIFVGPLYPRKRQLDIIKAFGKIKDRIPNSRLHFVGGEVGILSKKYKRTLIQTAAEYQVDIMFYDSISDEELYKLYDTADISVFVPEYEPWGIFPLETILGGITTIISDECGVKEVLPDDSMVVETGNIEELSNKILDVHENMEHYRNWTKKASKLIAEEYSWKAYAKRMENFFKNVITD from the coding sequence ATGGATATTGGAATTGTTCATCCCGAGTTAATATATCCAAGGGGTGCCGAAAAACAGCTTTGCAAATTAAGCTACCATTTAAATAAAATGGGAAACAACGTCACAATTTACACCTTTGAGAAGAATGACAACTACATATTCGATCCCCTCCTAGAAAATATTGAAATAATCTCTTTAAACAAGAAATGGGCAGTTAACTATCTTTTTGGCTTCAACAACGTTAGATGGAATCAAATGATCAAAAAGTTAGCAAGCAAAATAGGAGATCATGATGTTATAAACGCCCATAACCATCCTGCACAGTGGATATCTAGCTACACAGAAACACCCACAGTTTGGATGTGTAACGAACCATATTACTATGGTGGATCCAAATTAAACAATTACTTCCTTGATAAGGATAGGCAGCTAAGTTCCAATGTGAAGCTTACACTGGCCTTCAACCAGAGAATGAAAGATATCATCAGGGAAATGTATCCCGATAACAAAAAGATGGAATTAACTGGATCCGGCGTGGATCTGGAGAGAAAAATTCAACATGAAAACAATGAATACTTTGATTCAATATTTGTAGGGCCATTATATCCTAGAAAACGACAGCTTGACATTATAAAAGCTTTTGGAAAGATTAAAGATCGTATTCCCAATTCGAGACTTCACTTTGTAGGTGGTGAAGTTGGAATTTTATCAAAAAAATATAAAAGGACACTGATACAAACAGCAGCTGAATATCAGGTTGATATCATGTTCTATGATTCCATATCTGATGAAGAGTTGTACAAACTCTACGATACTGCAGATATCTCAGTATTTGTTCCAGAATATGAACCTTGGGGCATATTTCCATTAGAAACAATTTTAGGGGGAATAACAACCATAATTTCAGATGAATGTGGAGTTAAAGAGGTTCTTCCCGATGATAGTATGGTTGTTGAAACAGGAAATATTGAAGAACTCTCAAATAAAATATTAGATGTTCATGAGAACATGGAACATTACAGAAACTGGACTAAAAAGGCCTCTAAATTAATAGCAGAAGAATATTCCTGGAAGGCCTATGCAAAGAGAATGGAAAATTTCTTTAAAAATGTTATTACAGACTAA
- a CDS encoding DUF2304 domain-containing protein, protein MLMIYQVIAIILGILAIVLSILRFRDGKMSLGMMFVWILIWLGVIFIAIDPNSTNFLAVYTGIGRGLDFVLIIGLLLCFYLIFKMYNKIETVEEELTDLVRELALARKMGEDTKKQDKTKSSSDQI, encoded by the coding sequence ATGTTGATGATATACCAAGTAATAGCAATTATCCTGGGAATTTTGGCGATAGTACTCAGCATATTACGATTCAGAGACGGTAAAATGTCTCTTGGAATGATGTTTGTTTGGATACTCATATGGTTGGGAGTCATCTTTATAGCCATTGATCCAAACTCAACCAACTTCCTTGCTGTTTACACGGGAATAGGAAGAGGTTTGGACTTTGTTCTTATAATTGGACTGCTTCTATGTTTCTACCTGATCTTCAAGATGTACAACAAAATAGAAACAGTAGAGGAAGAACTCACTGATCTGGTACGTGAACTTGCACTGGCAAGGAAGATGGGAGAAGATACCAAAAAACAGGACAAAACAAAATCTTCTTCGGATCAAATATAA
- a CDS encoding glycosyltransferase family 2 protein translates to MRTFVVVPAYNEEKTIEKVLHDLSIMGFEFVVVDDGSMDGTNNIVKKFIEENNHGFICRHLLNRGLGAAIKTGIEASLEENADVIVTFDADGQHDPNDIYTVINPIIHQEADVCIGTRDFDDMPRSKKYGNSVMNLITMIFYGIKVGDSQSGLRAFNKKAAKAIIINSRDYGVSSEIIGEIKRQNLELKEVPMKTIYTDYTMKKGTNLFEGLKILSKLIFKLFK, encoded by the coding sequence ATGAGAACATTTGTGGTAGTGCCGGCCTACAACGAAGAAAAAACCATTGAAAAGGTTTTACACGATCTTTCAATAATGGGTTTTGAATTTGTTGTGGTGGATGATGGTTCAATGGATGGAACCAACAACATAGTAAAAAAATTTATTGAAGAAAATAATCATGGATTCATTTGTAGACATCTTCTAAACAGAGGATTGGGTGCAGCAATCAAAACAGGCATAGAAGCATCTCTTGAAGAGAATGCAGATGTTATAGTAACATTTGATGCTGATGGACAGCATGATCCCAATGATATCTACACCGTTATAAATCCGATCATCCATCAAGAGGCAGATGTCTGTATTGGAACCAGAGATTTTGATGACATGCCCAGAAGTAAAAAATATGGAAATTCCGTAATGAACCTCATCACAATGATATTCTACGGTATAAAAGTTGGGGACTCCCAATCAGGATTAAGGGCATTTAACAAGAAGGCTGCAAAAGCCATTATCATTAATTCCAGGGATTATGGAGTTTCCTCTGAAATCATAGGCGAAATTAAAAGGCAAAACCTAGAGCTTAAGGAAGTACCAATGAAAACTATTTACACAGACTACACCATGAAGAAGGGTACCAACCTGTTTGAGGGTTTGAAAATACTTTCAAAGCTCATTTTCAAACTGTTTAAATAA
- a CDS encoding glycosyltransferase family 4 protein gives MRIGYFVGHFPYPNLVNTPDYINKYAHGGTEIAAYNLAVNMANRGNMVDVFTTSIDSKNSIELYPNMKVHRHGTSLKIASANPSIKLIYNPLNYDMDIVHAHSPIPYSDLPALLYAKRKKLPFVLTYQFDGVETGGSFARNAGVSLYNKLFIHRVLKSADTIIATTKSYAKESPFLRRYLDKIVVIPNGINIEEVTTPVTREKSREILGLPQDSEIILFFGSLVEYKGPDILLKAFKLVKNVFPTAKLIFAGRGHMDNELKETAKQMKIYDDVIFTGFVEDDEKPLYYKAADIFCLPSTTLAESFGIVNLEAMAAGLPIVSSDLGGIPDIVKNGVNGLLAKPYDFETVAKHLTKLLKNGEMREEMGQNGLKMVNNYTWDEVTTKTEKLYNKLIENH, from the coding sequence ATGAGAATCGGATATTTTGTGGGACATTTCCCATACCCAAACTTAGTAAACACTCCGGATTATATAAATAAATATGCACATGGTGGCACTGAAATTGCGGCCTACAACTTGGCAGTTAACATGGCTAACAGAGGTAACATGGTTGATGTTTTTACAACATCCATAGATTCTAAAAACAGTATAGAACTCTACCCAAACATGAAGGTTCATCGCCATGGCACCAGTTTAAAAATAGCTAGTGCCAACCCTTCCATCAAACTTATATACAACCCATTAAATTATGATATGGACATTGTACATGCACATTCGCCCATACCCTACTCTGATCTTCCAGCACTCCTCTATGCAAAACGTAAAAAGCTTCCATTTGTTTTGACATACCAGTTTGATGGTGTTGAAACTGGTGGAAGTTTCGCAAGAAATGCGGGGGTTTCACTCTACAACAAACTGTTCATACACAGGGTTCTCAAATCTGCAGATACTATAATCGCAACTACCAAGTCATATGCAAAAGAATCTCCATTTCTAAGGAGATATCTCGATAAAATCGTTGTTATACCCAATGGAATTAATATTGAAGAGGTCACAACCCCAGTAACAAGGGAAAAATCTAGGGAAATTTTGGGCCTTCCCCAAGATTCAGAAATCATACTATTTTTCGGAAGCCTAGTTGAGTACAAAGGACCAGACATCCTTTTAAAAGCATTTAAATTAGTTAAAAATGTTTTTCCAACTGCAAAACTAATATTTGCTGGACGTGGACACATGGATAACGAGCTTAAGGAAACTGCTAAACAGATGAAAATTTATGATGATGTTATATTCACAGGATTTGTGGAAGATGATGAAAAACCACTCTACTACAAGGCAGCGGACATATTTTGTTTACCATCTACAACCCTTGCAGAATCATTTGGAATAGTTAACCTTGAAGCAATGGCTGCAGGATTACCTATAGTATCGTCAGATCTAGGGGGAATTCCAGACATAGTTAAAAACGGTGTTAACGGACTTTTAGCCAAACCCTACGATTTTGAAACTGTTGCCAAACACCTCACAAAACTACTTAAAAATGGAGAAATGAGGGAAGAAATGGGACAAAATGGATTGAAAATGGTAAATAATTACACTTGGGATGAAGTAACAACAAAAACAGAAAAACTTTACAATAAACTCATTGAAAATCATTAA
- a CDS encoding flippase — translation MGSERTLAKNTTVLLVANLMSYLLGFFTTLYTARYLGVEGFGILSLALSITGIFGVLTDFGLATLTIREVSRDKSLADKYIGNTAVMKLFLSLLTFGVIGLLVYIVGYPQTVANVIYIITLSVIMTAFTGIFNSIFQAYEKMEYLSLTIVLNAVIMIAGILLVIYRGLDIVVLSSVYFFSSLLVLIATFIIFSKRFFMPSIQLDFSFWKLTLQESFYFGVSSILVVIYFYIDSFMLSIMVNNSAVGIYNAAYKLIFVLMFLPNVFLISIFPLMSQHYESNRELLKVEYEKSVKYLFAIAMFFFVFVLLFADKIIYIIYGSGYDASIFALQALIFVVPVIFITYLFGNILGAINKQRILLIVTAINAIINVALNLVLIPHYSYVGASVATVITEVTGFSLMIIYISKYFSSISWVNNFLKTITVSVLVLTVTYFLRLNINWIIALVAGVVLFLVLMIVTRIISREDLEIFKRIIKKDSDQ, via the coding sequence ATGGGTTCAGAACGTACTTTAGCAAAAAATACAACGGTCCTTTTAGTTGCAAATTTAATGAGTTATCTTCTGGGATTTTTCACCACACTTTACACAGCCCGGTACCTTGGTGTGGAAGGGTTTGGAATTCTCTCACTTGCCCTGTCTATTACAGGAATATTTGGAGTGTTAACTGATTTTGGACTTGCAACACTCACAATCAGAGAAGTTTCACGTGATAAGTCCCTCGCCGATAAGTATATTGGAAACACTGCAGTTATGAAACTCTTTTTATCGTTGTTAACCTTTGGAGTTATAGGATTACTTGTTTATATTGTGGGTTATCCTCAAACAGTTGCTAATGTAATTTATATTATTACTTTGTCTGTTATAATGACTGCATTTACAGGAATTTTCAATTCAATATTCCAAGCGTACGAAAAAATGGAGTATCTCTCATTAACCATCGTATTAAACGCTGTTATCATGATTGCAGGTATTTTACTGGTTATTTACAGGGGTTTAGATATTGTGGTACTGTCATCGGTGTACTTCTTCTCCAGTCTTTTAGTTTTAATTGCCACATTCATCATATTCTCAAAAAGGTTTTTCATGCCGAGTATCCAATTAGATTTTAGCTTTTGGAAATTAACGTTGCAAGAGTCGTTTTACTTTGGAGTTTCAAGTATTTTGGTTGTTATCTATTTTTACATCGATTCTTTTATGCTTTCAATTATGGTTAACAATTCTGCTGTTGGAATTTACAACGCTGCCTACAAGCTAATATTTGTTTTGATGTTTTTACCAAATGTATTCCTAATATCAATATTTCCTTTGATGTCTCAGCACTATGAATCCAACAGGGAGCTGTTGAAGGTTGAGTATGAGAAGTCTGTGAAGTATTTGTTTGCCATTGCAATGTTCTTCTTCGTGTTTGTGCTGTTATTTGCAGATAAAATAATATACATTATCTATGGATCAGGTTACGATGCATCCATCTTTGCTTTACAAGCCTTGATATTTGTTGTGCCTGTGATCTTCATCACCTACCTGTTTGGAAATATTTTAGGTGCAATTAACAAACAAAGAATTCTTCTAATTGTAACAGCTATAAATGCAATTATAAATGTTGCATTAAATCTGGTACTGATTCCCCACTACAGTTACGTAGGTGCATCGGTAGCAACTGTGATTACAGAAGTTACTGGATTCAGCCTCATGATCATCTACATCTCAAAATACTTCAGCAGCATATCATGGGTCAACAACTTCTTGAAAACAATAACTGTGAGTGTGTTGGTGTTAACAGTGACCTACTTCCTCAGATTGAACATTAACTGGATAATTGCATTAGTTGCAGGAGTAGTTTTATTCTTGGTTCTCATGATAGTGACCAGGATAATTTCTAGAGAAGATCTTGAGATTTTTAAAAGAATTATAAAAAAAGACAGTGACCAGTAA
- a CDS encoding pyridoxamine 5'-phosphate oxidase family protein: MNEIVKFIKDAGVFYIATIDGDKPRVRPFGFTMEYQKRIYFCTSNKKNVYNQLKSNPYFEACTLSKDMRWIRLQGKAVFDSSTDAKAKAFEVMPGLAKIYTTEDFEVFYVEDAEATMYSMKDEPRTINL, from the coding sequence ATGAATGAGATAGTAAAATTTATTAAGGACGCTGGAGTATTTTACATTGCAACTATTGATGGAGATAAACCCCGAGTACGTCCATTCGGATTTACTATGGAGTACCAAAAGCGAATCTATTTTTGCACATCTAATAAAAAGAACGTATACAATCAGTTAAAGTCTAATCCTTATTTTGAAGCTTGTACCTTGTCAAAAGATATGCGATGGATAAGATTGCAAGGCAAAGCAGTTTTTGATTCTAGTACTGATGCAAAAGCTAAAGCATTTGAAGTTATGCCCGGTCTTGCTAAAATATATACAACCGAGGACTTTGAGGTTTTTTATGTTGAAGATGCTGAAGCAACAATGTATAGTATGAAGGATGAACCTAGAACAATAAATCTATGA
- a CDS encoding (Fe-S)-binding protein, which yields MLYFKGCVVREKLPGVAQATEKILKKAGVDYTLLGNESCCGSFLMRTGFKDEAEEVMKNNLQDILAANEKTILVSCSGCYNTLKNDYKALFDVELDVIHTSELVKELLVKNKIHVNSTEKTVTYHDPCHLGRHSGIYEEPRDAIKASADLVEMKRNRERSRCCGAGSGVKSAFPELALEVGCRRIQDAEEVGADILVTTCSFCILNLENALEKTKNQGENGSVERVMDLTELILMGMEK from the coding sequence ATGTTGTACTTCAAGGGTTGTGTTGTAAGGGAGAAACTTCCAGGTGTTGCCCAGGCCACAGAAAAGATTTTAAAAAAGGCAGGTGTTGATTACACTTTGCTTGGCAATGAATCTTGTTGCGGATCATTTCTAATGAGAACAGGGTTTAAAGATGAGGCAGAAGAAGTAATGAAAAACAACCTGCAAGATATTCTGGCAGCTAATGAAAAAACAATACTTGTATCTTGTTCAGGCTGTTACAACACTTTAAAAAATGATTACAAAGCTTTATTTGATGTTGAATTAGATGTGATTCACACATCCGAGCTTGTAAAAGAACTCTTGGTTAAAAACAAGATTCACGTAAATTCAACAGAAAAAACTGTGACCTACCATGATCCATGCCACCTTGGCAGACATTCTGGAATATATGAAGAACCAAGGGATGCCATTAAAGCAAGTGCTGATCTTGTGGAGATGAAACGAAATAGGGAAAGGTCAAGATGCTGTGGTGCGGGATCAGGGGTTAAATCTGCATTTCCAGAACTTGCATTGGAAGTTGGTTGTAGAAGAATTCAGGATGCAGAAGAAGTTGGTGCTGACATTTTAGTTACAACCTGTTCATTTTGTATATTGAACCTTGAAAATGCACTTGAAAAAACTAAAAACCAAGGCGAAAATGGATCTGTGGAGCGTGTAATGGATCTTACAGAACTGATACTCATGGGGATGGAAAAATGA
- a CDS encoding glycosyltransferase — MIKITVGIIARNEEKNISETLKKVLNQSLDCSKYEVLVVDGNSDDKTREIAEKILKSSKISYKVLNEHDFGFYGHCFARNLVIDNSAETADYIAYTDADCLVDKKWLETLYRSILQSDDDVAGAGGPRLIAKTDNKTEMIINSLITSFIASGANPAFHSRNIKYVKSIANYNAIYKKSIISKFRYDKSLIMSDDNELNFRLRKAGYLFLNVPEAKIWHHETGSIKEFASNMFKYGVNISNTVKKHRSMITINVPLTTLFIAYIILLIPLYYFLGFITLIPMGLYILFAILVFFEVFMRTKSLYSVLVFILLPVEHVAYGLGVYSNLIRH, encoded by the coding sequence ATGATAAAAATTACAGTGGGAATAATAGCTCGTAACGAAGAAAAAAATATTTCAGAAACACTGAAAAAAGTTTTAAACCAGAGCTTGGACTGTTCAAAATATGAAGTACTGGTTGTTGATGGAAATTCCGATGACAAAACTCGTGAAATTGCAGAAAAAATTTTAAAATCCTCCAAAATAAGTTATAAAGTGTTAAACGAACATGATTTTGGTTTTTATGGTCACTGTTTTGCAAGGAATCTGGTGATAGACAACTCAGCAGAAACAGCAGATTATATAGCATACACAGATGCCGATTGTTTGGTTGACAAGAAATGGTTAGAAACACTCTACAGATCCATCTTACAATCTGATGATGATGTTGCAGGGGCAGGAGGCCCACGTTTAATTGCAAAAACTGATAACAAGACTGAAATGATCATCAATTCACTCATAACTTCTTTCATTGCATCTGGAGCTAATCCTGCATTTCACAGTAGGAATATTAAATACGTAAAAAGCATAGCCAACTACAATGCGATCTACAAAAAATCTATTATTTCCAAATTCCGTTATGATAAATCATTAATCATGTCCGATGATAATGAACTCAACTTCAGATTAAGAAAAGCGGGGTATTTGTTTCTAAATGTGCCTGAAGCTAAAATCTGGCATCACGAAACAGGATCTATTAAAGAATTTGCATCAAACATGTTCAAATACGGTGTAAACATCTCAAACACTGTAAAAAAACACCGGTCCATGATAACCATTAACGTACCATTAACAACCCTTTTCATAGCCTACATCATTCTTCTGATTCCGTTGTACTATTTTTTAGGGTTCATAACCTTGATTCCAATGGGGTTGTACATCTTATTTGCGATCCTAGTATTTTTTGAAGTGTTCATGAGAACTAAATCCTTATATTCAGTTTTAGTTTTTATACTTCTGCCTGTAGAACATGTGGCTTATGGTCTTGGAGTTTACTCCAACTTAATTAGGCACTGA
- a CDS encoding glycosyltransferase family 4 protein, whose translation MEIDYINGVESSKIFGRSKYQMEIFGRINDVNLNIIEYKPLADILKKRLNMTPERSGAVTDNFQGGEPGRVSSFLFKTAFRMMDRMDQYRYIHEIKGKLKEENIKHITTQELAYVLKSLENYKTVLTCFDLIPWVYDNDRSYIWKENMKWMPTADRIITISEFSKNEILKYLDYPEEKIDIVYPAVDHRLYQPIKSKEILKQFNISDRDKVVLYVGSETPRQNVPDLIRAFNKLKKVMPNVKLLKIGESQSNDARVELLKLIKQQDLVDDVIFAGYVAEPEMPEWYSAADLLVYPCEYAGFGLPPLEAMACGTPVITSNTTSLPEVVGEAGIMLDPHDNEKLSKEMYRVLNDEKLADNLIQMGLERAKLFDWDESAQQTMEVYRSMEKGR comes from the coding sequence ATGGAAATCGATTATATTAATGGTGTTGAATCTTCGAAGATATTTGGTAGATCCAAGTATCAAATGGAGATATTTGGGAGAATCAATGATGTAAATCTTAACATCATTGAATACAAACCTTTAGCAGATATCTTGAAAAAAAGGCTGAATATGACCCCTGAAAGATCAGGTGCAGTAACTGACAATTTTCAAGGAGGAGAACCTGGAAGAGTTTCCAGTTTCCTCTTTAAAACAGCTTTTCGGATGATGGACCGAATGGATCAGTACAGGTACATTCATGAAATTAAGGGGAAGTTAAAGGAAGAAAATATCAAACATATAACAACCCAAGAACTTGCATACGTCTTAAAATCACTGGAAAATTATAAGACAGTGTTAACATGTTTTGATCTTATTCCATGGGTCTATGATAATGACAGATCATATATTTGGAAGGAAAATATGAAGTGGATGCCCACAGCAGACCGTATCATAACCATATCAGAATTTTCAAAGAATGAAATTCTCAAATATTTGGATTATCCCGAAGAAAAAATCGACATAGTATACCCTGCAGTTGATCACAGGCTTTACCAGCCCATTAAAAGTAAGGAAATCTTAAAACAATTCAATATTTCAGACAGAGACAAGGTAGTGCTTTACGTAGGTTCAGAAACACCAAGACAAAATGTTCCTGATTTAATAAGGGCGTTTAACAAACTTAAAAAAGTGATGCCCAATGTTAAGCTTTTAAAAATCGGTGAATCACAAAGTAACGATGCACGTGTGGAACTTTTAAAGTTAATAAAACAGCAGGATCTGGTTGACGATGTGATATTTGCAGGTTACGTAGCAGAACCGGAAATGCCTGAATGGTACAGTGCTGCTGATCTGTTGGTGTACCCATGTGAATATGCAGGTTTTGGTCTTCCACCACTTGAGGCAATGGCATGTGGAACTCCGGTCATAACATCAAACACAACTTCACTTCCCGAGGTTGTTGGAGAAGCTGGGATCATGCTGGATCCACACGACAATGAAAAACTCTCAAAGGAGATGTACAGGGTTTTAAACGACGAAAAACTAGCAGATAATCTAATACAAATGGGATTAGAAAGGGCAAAACTATTTGATTGGGATGAATCAGCCCAACAAACAATGGAAGTTTACAGATCAATGGAAAAGGGCAGGTAA
- a CDS encoding glycosyltransferase family 4 protein: MLEIDYINGPKSDKMFGMYKYQMEIRKRLDVILNVIEYESIMQNLEKRLTPPNNTDAKAQKKSDENSKDSGIKNFLFNQARKSVQEIDRYRYRLIVKNSIHQDNIKHLTNQELAYLLNHMDLDKTVVTCYDLIPWVYENDHGKYWKNIMTGLRKSDRIITISEFSKMEIMKELNYPEERIEIVSVAVDHKVYHPKRDKTILKRFNIPENQKTILYVGSETPRMNLDFLLKSLSKLKKTYPDFKLIKVGDPQSFGAREHFLNTIKATGLEKNVIFTGYVAEEELPKWYNAADLLVYPCLYAGFGVPPLEAMACGTPVITSNTSSLPEVVGNAGVMVDPNDTDAMSKSMFEVLTNESRKEELVQRGLKRSKLFQWDESANTTGEIYRELDQ; this comes from the coding sequence ATGCTGGAAATAGATTACATCAACGGTCCAAAATCAGATAAAATGTTTGGAATGTACAAGTATCAGATGGAAATAAGAAAAAGACTTGATGTAATTTTAAATGTCATAGAATATGAATCCATAATGCAAAACCTTGAAAAACGATTAACACCCCCAAACAACACAGATGCTAAAGCCCAAAAAAAATCCGATGAAAACTCAAAGGACTCAGGGATCAAAAATTTTCTTTTTAACCAGGCAAGAAAATCAGTACAAGAAATTGACAGATACAGGTACAGATTAATAGTCAAAAACAGCATCCATCAAGATAATATCAAACATTTAACCAACCAAGAACTTGCATACCTCTTAAATCACATGGATCTTGATAAAACCGTTGTTACATGTTACGATCTAATTCCATGGGTTTATGAGAATGATCATGGTAAGTACTGGAAGAATATTATGACAGGGTTAAGAAAATCAGACCGTATCATAACCATATCAGAATTTTCAAAGATGGAGATAATGAAAGAACTAAACTATCCAGAAGAAAGGATAGAAATAGTTAGTGTTGCTGTTGATCATAAAGTTTACCATCCAAAAAGGGATAAAACCATATTAAAACGATTTAATATTCCGGAAAACCAAAAAACCATTCTCTACGTAGGATCAGAAACTCCTAGAATGAACTTAGATTTTCTTTTAAAATCGCTGTCCAAACTCAAAAAAACATATCCTGATTTTAAATTGATTAAAGTTGGAGATCCACAAAGCTTTGGTGCCAGGGAACATTTTTTAAATACAATTAAAGCAACTGGACTGGAAAAAAACGTGATATTCACGGGTTACGTGGCTGAAGAAGAACTTCCCAAATGGTACAATGCAGCGGATCTGCTGGTTTATCCTTGTTTATATGCAGGATTTGGAGTGCCTCCACTTGAGGCAATGGCATGTGGAACTCCTGTCATAACATCGAACACAAGTTCTCTTCCCGAGGTTGTGGGAAATGCTGGAGTAATGGTTGATCCAAACGATACAGATGCAATGTCAAAATCAATGTTCGAAGTTTTAACCAACGAATCCAGAAAAGAAGAACTGGTTCAAAGGGGTTTGAAACGATCAAAATTGTTCCAATGGGATGAAAGCGCTAATACAACAGGGGAAATTTATAGGGAATTAGATCAGTAA